CTTGGCTAGCATGTGTGATGTGCACCCCCAGGTCCTCTCGGGGGGCTAGCCAAGCAGCCAAGATAAGGGCCGGCATTGCAAAGGGAGAGGCTATTGAAGTTTGAGAGAAGCCACTTGGAGAGAACGACAAGAAAAACGAGGAAGGTGCGAAAGAATCAAATCTTAGAGCGGAGGGCGATACCCAAAAAAGGAAGGTGCGCTGAAGGTCCCGGGGGCATCAGATCAGCCTCGCTCTCTCCTACGTTTAAAGTCAACACTCCCCGCATCTCCTCTCCAGGTCAACACACACACCACAATAGCCCCTCATCTCCCTCTTACCGGAGTGGGCGCCACATTATGAGCTTATGATAGCATCATGTGAGACATGGCACGCTTGGTATCAACTCAGACTGTCCTCGTTTTCCGCGCTTCCTCTCTTGGTCTTTCTGTGCGGCAACGGGATGATCAGGCAATGGACTAGCCAGGTGGTTGGTTGGATCGTCGAATATACGTCCGTGCCTGCGTAGTGTGACCTCACTTCAACCATTTAAAGTGAGTGACCAGTTATCGAACCCTCGCGATACATCACAGGAAGGCTCCCATGGCATCGTTGCAGACCCATACAGCACTCGGTTAAGCCAAACGTCACGCTACCAACACTGCTCGATTCGAGTTGTGGGTCCTGACATTGCTTGTCGCTCCTTCGGCCAATATTCTGGCGCACGGATACCTATCGGATAAAAGTGGAGGGGATATGGAAGTGCGTATGGATACAGTATCTGGTCGGCCGTGGAAAAGGGAGATGGTGGCTAAGCATCTCGGAGTGAAAATCTCAATTTTGACCAGGACAGTTCATAACTGCAGGTATGAAGGGCATCAGGAGATTACGTATTGACAACGCCGTGACCTATGAAGTCCTTGCTAAGCAGACGCTGTGTGCTGCCTCTCCCACAAAGCGCACCATGGAACCAGAGACTTGCTTCCACGTTATGATTCAGAGCCTCCAAAGCATAATTCAGTTTATGCTTCAGCATTACAACGTTTACAAATACCATCAGGGTCCTCACGGGTCAGCTGGTCCGAGTTTGTTTAATGTGGTAGTACACAGTACATGGATCATTTCAGAATGTAGTGTACCCAAGGCTCCAGTACTCTCTACCTTGACAAAGACGCAGCCAGGACACTGGCAATCCCTTGCATTTACGAGTCAAATATCTTATACGTCCATTTCATGCACAGCATCATAGAAAGTTAAGAGCAAACTTTCGTATCATTTCCGCGCCCTATAAGTATTCTcgtatttttataaaacaTAATCACAAACATAACCTGGTCTTATCTCTCATCATCATGCAAGCGGTCTTTTAGATTCGTACCTTCATGCCGAAATAGATAAAGcgggaaagaaaagaaaaaagggaaagaaagaaaaaagacaaacAGGGAATTACACAATACTTATCCAAAAGATACGTAAGAGGCCAATATCAGCCCTTCGCAGCATGCGTCTTCGAGCTCTGCGCCAACTGAATACAAAACTCACCCCAGTCACTCCCACCGGTAGACGGTAAAATTTCCTCTGCGATCGACTCCTCTAGTCGCTCACCATACCGGCGACGGTACTCGACCTTCACATTTTCGAGGTGCCGAGGTTCCCAATGGAGACGGACAAGTCGGGAGATTAAAAGCTCTGACCTCTCTTTACCGGAGCGGGATTCATGGAGAGCCTGGTGGAGAAGCAGTGCGTCGCGCATGGGCCGGTTGATGGCCCCGTTGAGGATATGTGCAAGGGTTTCGCCCTATCCACGTGAATTGATTAGCATATCGCAAAAGAAATGGAGAGTTGGCTGGGGGGTAGAGGGAACACGCACGACAAGATTTTGAGATTTCTGGATCATGTCACGCGCAAAGTTCCGCTGGTAGATCTTCTCGTAAGCTCGCAGGACTTCACGCAGGTGCGAGTCACTCCGGCGGACAATGATGTATATCATTGCTGTTTCGCCGCCGTTTCGCGAAACGAGCGCTGCGTGTAGGGCTTGGATATCCCGGGAAACTAGGTCGCTGTCGACGGAATCGCGCTCGCTCTGTCGACCCTCTTCGAGGGCTAGGAGGACGGCCGTGCGGAATTTATCTGCTTTCAGCTCGGCCTTCATGCATTTCTCCAAGCTGTCGGTGTACCGCGAGTCCCTGAAGGTTTCTTTGATCTCGCGCATCTCGCCGTTGCTGCGGCCGAACAGGGACTCGATTAGGAGTTCGCGTCTAGATGACCCCGATTGATAGTAACAGTTGGCCCAGAATGCTTCCGATTCCCAACGGCCGAGTGCGGTTGCATAGCACACTTTTCCAAAGGCGCTGTTGCCGAGCTTGAGGCGGATATGCTTGGCTAGGTTGACCCCCTTCCCGTGGATTTTTACATGATTCTTGTATTCCTTTCGGAGGTCCAGCATCTCGTGGTTCGTCAAGTGAGGCAGCACGTGGGTCAGTGTTTTTGTATCGATATTACGCGAGTGGGATAGAGCATCGCGCAAAGCAAGCGCGTCATCGGTAGCATCGTAGAATGATACCTTTCGTCTCGAACTGCTAGGGGATATTACGAGCATATTATCGGAGCCTCTGGCATCTTTTGAATCGTGGCGCTCGTGTCGGACGCGGCTGCTGCCTCGTTTAGAGCTCTTTGGTTCCTTGAGGCCGCCTTCGTCTTTGGACTTCTTGGACTTCCGCGTCCGCCGTCGCTCGCTATCCGTGCTATTGTCCAGTGGCTCAAGATCTGAGACATCATCATCTCTGGGTGCTATGAGAATCGGCGAGGGCATGGGGGATATGCTTTGATATGTGCCCTTGTATGCTTCCAGCAGCGGGCTAGCAGGCGGGTGGCTAGAACCATGGCCTCCCCCAACGCCCAGGCTGTTTCCTGTAGAGAcgctgaggctgctgggacGACCAGAAGTGCGACTTCCCGGTACAACCTCGACGTATTGTGGCCCTCTATCGGCGCCGCTTGTCGAGCTGCTCGGGTACTGAGGAGTTGCAGAGTATCTGACTCCACTTGGCAAAGGCTCCGTCCTGGGATGAGACGAATACGTGGAGCCAgtggtgggtttggttgAATACCGGACATTAGGGTCAATTTGCGCATACTGGTACGTTGGTGGGTTGGCGTATAGATTAGGGTCGCCCGACGGGTTGCGTTGGTGGCTCGCAGTGGTAACTGGAGGTGCGTACGGAGCACCAGATGTCGCTGGTGGCGCATTCCAGGGAGCGTAAGGGCTGTGCGCAGAGTCTGGGCTCATATACTGTGCGGTAGGTGGTGGGCCAGACGTCGCGGCTGGAAACGCCCCCGGCATAGAGTCTCCTTGAGATGTCGGCGGCACAAAACCCGGCTTTTCACAGTCGGGAACGGGTGCCCAGCTTGGTTGAGTATGGGGAGGTCCTGAATACGCAGATTGACCCGCGCCATATCTGGAGTAGCCGCTCACTGTCTCCGCGCTGCTCCTTGGACCGGCGCCTGGGTTGTTAAGCGCTCCGGTCATGAGCGGAGGAGGCGCCGAAATGATGGAGCTACTCTTGCGTCCATAATATCCACGATCCAATCCTCCAGGGCCATCGCCATAGGCCAGGTCATCGTCCGAAGAATATATATCGTCCTCATCCGGGTATCGGGAAATTTGCCCAGATCTCCGCTGGGGCGGCGGCTGGGAATATCGCTGGCTACTCCGTTTCGACGCGCCCCTGCTATCATCCGAGTCGGAATGGTAGTAGTAATCTCGATCGGATCGGCGGCGCGCATAATCTCTTGCGTCGTGCTCCGAATCCGAGTCGTAGCGGTTAGATTTCCTAGAGCTGGGGAGAGGACTGGCTCCGCGACTTCTGGACCTTGTCCGCACTTTCTCGCCCGCGGGGTCGGCAGATAGATATGCGCTCCTTCGTGAGGGCTCCGGGCCAGGGGAAGGCAGACGGGGGTCGCGAGACGTGGAACGATCACGGGTACGGCCGCTGGGAGACTTGGAACGGCCTCGCGACCGTGGGTCGTCGACGCGGAGAGACATGGAAGCAAGGAGGCTGACCCAGCTGAACAGGCGGCGACAGAGCCAGTATCTGAGAACTGAAGCTTCCCCGCAAAACAAAATCCCAGCtcagaggagaaagaaaatcTGCCACTGCCCTGTGCTACAGTCGCGGGGTCACGCAATAGATGGAGGACGCTGGTTGCAATGCGCACAAAGGCAGCAATCAAGCGAAAGGAAAGGTAACGGCCCGAACACGAGACCGGAGGGGGGGGAAAGAACGAATAATGGGGAGGCAGGAAGGGCGTCAATGTTCTCAGccgaaggaggggaagagggagatCCTCGACTTTGTGTTCGTCTATCGCAATTATTCTCAGCTTAGTTGATGGCTCGCGGCGGAACCAAAAAACGCCTTCGCTTCAGCTGAGGCACACTCACGCGGCTTCGCCCCAACACAAAACTTGCTTTCCCTGCAACAGCCATTCATTATTGGCAACCGGCTATGCGATTCTGTTAATTCCGCTGGCAATCCGCATTTCTTGCCCCCTCTTCGGCAATTTGGAGCCGCATCGCGAGCTGACAATGGAGCTTCTCCGGCTGCGGGTGTGCAGCTAGCTCCGCTGCTTCGGTCTCTTGTATGGACCGGCTTGTGACTGATGACTCCTTAGCGTCTTGTCTGTCAGAACAAACAGCACGCACAATTCCAGCTGAATGGATCGACCACCGCATGAGGAAGCCTAGCCTCTCGTATCTCACCAGCCAGCGCCTGCAAACAACGAACGATCGAGCCACTTACATCCAAGCCAGCTCCGCAGGACTGCATGGTGAGAATAATTGTCATTGGCCACCAGTCAGAATCCGCAAGTGATAAGCTTGGTGCGGTTTCAGGATCCCGCAATGCTGGAAAAGCGGGCGCTTCGATGAGCGTGATCTACATGATGGGACACTTATCCGTCGAATCTCAAGAATGGAAATCAGATGTGGTATTTCTTCGGCAGTAGCACTAAGTTATCAAGAATACAGGGTAGGAAAGTGAGGCAATGAAACAGCGAGTAGCCGGTGGTGAGCCTGTGTCCTGTTCAACTGGCAGGGGATACACAAAATGAGACGCAGGCGGGTCAAAGACACCAGAATATTGCAGCAACATCCGAGATGAACAAAAAGTGGTATAATAATGAACATAAACAACATTGGGGTAAACAAATTTGTACAATAGGGGGAATAGTGAAATGCGGCGTATCTCTGAACTGTGATTGGAACCATGCCATGGGGCGCAGAACCAACAGCTTGGTAGATTCAAACATAGAAATTCAACGAGGCTTGCCTCTACCTCGGACATTGCATGCAGCACCTCGAACATGCAAAGAGCCATTATCCTGACACCCCAAATCCAGATCATTACATTAAAGGCACATCGGAAGGAGGGGCTGCGTGTCGTTACACATCAGGGGCGTCATGAGCAAATGTGGAAGGCTGACAGACTCGGAGAGTCAGGGATGATGAACCAACGAACAAGTCCTCCATTTCGGCTCAGGGCGACTCATGGTGCAAGGTTGGCGCTCGCTTGGCACAGCTGCTCAAGTAACggagatgagaaagaaaggTTGGTAGTTGAAGGAATGAAAAGGTTGTCAAGTATACGTCCTCAAAGAAAAAACGCCGGGGTGGTGCGGTATCCAGATATTAGCGAATGCGATGTCCGAAATCAGGGCCTTTCCT
The nucleotide sequence above comes from Aspergillus puulaauensis MK2 DNA, chromosome 3, nearly complete sequence. Encoded proteins:
- the anxc4 gene encoding annexin ANXC4 (COG:S;~EggNog:ENOG410PG1M;~InterPro:IPR037104,IPR018502;~PFAM:PF00191;~go_function: GO:0005509 - calcium ion binding [Evidence IEA];~go_function: GO:0005544 - calcium-dependent phospholipid binding [Evidence IEA]), with amino-acid sequence MSLRVDDPRSRGRSKSPSGRTRDRSTSRDPRLPSPGPEPSRRSAYLSADPAGEKVRTRSRSRGASPLPSSRKSNRYDSDSEHDARDYARRRSDRDYYYHSDSDDSRGASKRSSQRYSQPPPQRRSGQISRYPDEDDIYSSDDDLAYGDGPGGLDRGYYGRKSSSIISAPPPLMTGALNNPGAGPRSSAETVSGYSRYGAGQSAYSGPPHTQPSWAPVPDCEKPGFVPPTSQGDSMPGAFPAATSGPPPTAQYMSPDSAHSPYAPWNAPPATSGAPYAPPVTTASHQRNPSGDPNLYANPPTYQYAQIDPNVRYSTKPTTGSTYSSHPRTEPLPSGVRYSATPQYPSSSTSGADRGPQYVEVVPGSRTSGRPSSLSVSTGNSLGVGGGHGSSHPPASPLLEAYKGTYQSISPMPSPILIAPRDDDVSDLEPLDNSTDSERRRTRKSKKSKDEGGLKEPKSSKRGSSRVRHERHDSKDARGSDNMLVISPSSSRRKVSFYDATDDALALRDALSHSRNIDTKTLTHVLPHLTNHEMLDLRKEYKNHVKIHGKGVNLAKHIRLKLGNSAFGKVCYATALGRWESEAFWANCYYQSGSSRRELLIESLFGRSNGEMREIKETFRDSRYTDSLEKCMKAELKADKFRTAVLLALEEGRQSERDSVDSDLVSRDIQALHAALVSRNGGETAMIYIIVRRSDSHLREVLRAYEKIYQRNFARDMIQKSQNLVGETLAHILNGAINRPMRDALLLHQALHESRSGKERSELLISRLVRLHWEPRHLENVKVEYRRRYGERLEESIAEEILPSTGGSDWGEFCIQLAQSSKTHAAKG